Proteins encoded within one genomic window of Acidobacteriota bacterium:
- a CDS encoding polysaccharide deacetylase family protein has translation MRGVLDLVAGCYPAFLFGGRVGQRLLPVFHLHEATVAALEPQLRYLAENGYRTVTSDAIARFVRDGVHPGPHAVAICFDDAWSSLWMVAFPLLKRYGLTAITFAIPGRIRDADDVRPTLDEGLADADGTDASESPFVTWPELRAMHASGVVDVQSHTYSHSPVFCADAIAGFVTPDYDPGNFLNRPLLDGEPAPTYLSRKHLGAPIHPSRSRMADVRRVHEDRALRARCMKHVDAHGGAAFFGRERWHAELRAVAAAAPASTRVESEAERARALEDELARSRDVLNDRLGAPVVRQVCFPWGIAGELARETARRVGYETAFADRLFGRRVVSKGDDPYSLMRLHDRFISCLPGRGRKFFFSVA, from the coding sequence GTGCGTGGCGTCCTCGACCTCGTCGCCGGCTGCTATCCGGCGTTCCTCTTCGGCGGTCGCGTGGGGCAGCGCCTGCTGCCCGTGTTCCATCTGCACGAGGCCACGGTCGCCGCGCTCGAGCCGCAGCTGCGGTATCTCGCCGAGAACGGCTACCGCACCGTCACCTCCGACGCCATCGCCCGCTTCGTCCGCGACGGCGTGCACCCCGGACCGCACGCCGTGGCCATCTGCTTCGACGACGCGTGGTCGAGCCTGTGGATGGTCGCGTTCCCGCTGTTGAAGCGGTATGGCCTGACGGCGATCACGTTTGCCATCCCCGGTCGAATCCGCGATGCCGATGACGTGCGGCCGACGCTCGATGAGGGGCTGGCCGACGCGGACGGCACCGACGCGTCGGAATCGCCCTTCGTGACGTGGCCCGAACTGCGCGCGATGCACGCGTCGGGCGTCGTCGACGTGCAGAGCCACACGTACTCGCATTCGCCGGTCTTCTGTGCCGACGCGATCGCCGGCTTCGTCACGCCCGACTACGATCCCGGCAACTTCCTGAACCGGCCGCTGCTCGACGGCGAGCCCGCGCCGACCTACCTCTCGCGAAAGCACCTCGGGGCCCCGATCCACCCCTCACGGTCGCGGATGGCCGACGTGCGCCGCGTCCACGAGGACCGCGCGCTTCGGGCGCGCTGCATGAAGCACGTCGACGCGCACGGCGGCGCGGCGTTCTTCGGGCGCGAGCGCTGGCACGCCGAGCTGCGCGCGGTCGCTGCCGCCGCCCCTGCATCGACGCGAGTGGAGTCGGAGGCCGAGCGCGCCCGCGCGCTCGAAGACGAACTGGCCCGCTCGCGCGACGTCCTGAACGATCGGCTCGGCGCCCCGGTCGTGCGCCAGGTGTGCTTCCCCTGGGGCATTGCCGGCGAGCTCGCCCGCGAGACGGCCCGCCGCGTTGGCTATGAGACGGCGTTTGCCGACCGGCTCTTCGGCCGGCGCGTGGTGTCGAAGGGCGACGACCCGTATTCGCTCATGCGCCTGCACGACCGGTTCATCTCCTGCCTGCCCGGTCGCGGGCGCAAGTTCTTCTTCTCGGTCGCGTGA